GTTCATGAATCATCTAATAACTATCAATGAATAATCAATATCAACGAAAACCATCAAGTATTGAATACTTGATGAGGCAATATTACGATAGAATTCTGGTTTTAGTAGTAATTATTAAGTATCTAATGAGCATATCAGTAAACTCACTCTCCGTATCCCACCCAAATATTTCACTCATCACACTCAGTCGTTAATTTAATTTAACACTACACAACTGCCGTATTTTCAGGCTATTGAAATTAATTATACACTATTTTATGTTAAAATAAAGAACCTTGGAAATAAAATCGGAATACTTTCGTTTCTTTGCGGTACTGCGAAGACGAAAATATTACCGTTGGTTTTAAAACTATAATTTAAACATGATTACACGAGAACTCATCATAGAAACAGCAACAAAATCATTCTTAGTGAATGGTGTAAAATCAGTTACCATTGACAAAATAGTTAAGGAATTACACACTTCCAAAAGAACCCTTTATGCTCACTTCAAGGATAAAGTGGAATTGCTTGAAGCTTGTTTGGAGAATTATAATCATAAAGTAAAAGCCGAAAATGAAGCCATTATAGAATCGGCTGATAATGTGATAGAGGCTATGGCCAAATTACATCATCAAATTGTGAGACGCTCCTATGAGGTAAATCCAAACTTCTTTCAGGATGTACAAGCCTTTTACCCTAGCGTATTAAATAATTCATACAAAAGCACTGGAAAATACGCCCATAAACAGATGATTAAATTGGC
This window of the Lentimicrobium sp. L6 genome carries:
- a CDS encoding TetR/AcrR family transcriptional regulator, whose product is MITRELIIETATKSFLVNGVKSVTIDKIVKELHTSKRTLYAHFKDKVELLEACLENYNHKVKAENEAIIESADNVIEAMAKLHHQIVRRSYEVNPNFFQDVQAFYPSVLNNSYKSTGKYAHKQMIKLATWGIEEGIFRSDLDIEVVGQTVLVMQKLLKDKVKFPISEFSIERLTFGTLVPYLRGNCTLKGREILEIQEELFKVSI